The Lycium barbarum isolate Lr01 chromosome 10, ASM1917538v2, whole genome shotgun sequence genome includes a region encoding these proteins:
- the LOC132612634 gene encoding vacuolar protein sorting-associated protein 26A has protein sequence MNYIIGAFKPACNISITFGDGKSRKQVPLKKENGQTVMVPLFQSQENIAGKISVEPVSGKKVEHNGIKVELLGQIEMYFDRGNFYDFTSLVRELDVPGEIYERKTYPFEFSTVEMPYETYNGVNVRLRYILKITISRGYAGSIVEYQDFVVRNYTPPPSINNSIKMEVGIEDCLHIEFEYNKSKYHLKDVIIGKIYFLLVRIKIKNMDLEIRRRESTGSGANTHVETETLAKFELMDGAPVRGESIPIRLFLSPYELTPTYRNINNKFSVKYYLNLVLVDEEDRRYFKQQEITMFRLAETS, from the exons ATG AATTATATAATTGGAGCGTTCAAGCCAGCATGCAACATCTCAATCACATTCGGTGATGGAAAATCCCGCAAACAG GTCCCCTTGAAGAAGGAAAATGGTCAAACTGTTATGGTCCCACTCTTCCAAAGTCAAGAAAACATTGCTGGAAAG ATTTCTGTAGAACCAGTATCAGGAAAGAAGGTTGAACATAATGGGATCAAAGTTGAGCTTCTTGGTCAGATAG AAATGTACTTTGACAGGGGAAACTTTTACGACTTCACCTCCCTTG TCAGAGAACTGGATGTTCCTGGTGAAATTTATGAAAGGAAAACATATCCTTTTGAGTTTTCAACTGTTGAAATGCCCTATGAAACATATAATGGGGTTAATGTTCGACTAAG GTATATCCTTAAAATTACTATCAGCCGTGGTTATGCTGGTAGCATAGTTGAATATCAAGACTTCGTG GTGCGCAACTATACCCCGCCTCCATCAATTAACAATAGTATTAAG ATGGAAGTCGGAATTGAAGATTGCCTCCATATTGAGTTTGAGTACAACAAAAGCAA GTATCATCTGAAAGATGTTATCATaggaaaaatatattttctcCTTGTAAGAATTAAGATAAAGAACATGGATCTTGAGATTAGACGCCGAGAATCAACAGGTTCTGGGGCAAATACCCATGTTGAAACGGAGACGCTGGCCAAGTTTGAGTTGATGGATGGTGCTCCAGTCAGAG GCGAATCAATACCTATTAGACTATTCCTTAGTCCGTATGAACTGACACCAACATATCGCAATATCAACAACAAATTTAGTGTGAAATACTATTTGAATCTTGTTCTTGTTGATGAAGAGGACCGTCGGTACTTCAAACAGCAAGAGATCACGATGTTCCGCCTGGCAGAAACTTCCTGA